The following are encoded in a window of Pseudomonas sp. St316 genomic DNA:
- a CDS encoding GDP-mannose 4,6-dehydratase, which yields MKKRLFVTGLSGFVGRHIKSRLNGHDSAWQVMPVAARYDLTDAKTLEGLWPEVPDAVIHLAGQTFVPEAFRDPARTLHINLLGTLNLLQALKARGFTGTFLYVSSGDVYGQVSEDQLPITELQPPAPRNPYAVSKLSAELLSLQWGMSEGWPVLVARPFNHIGPGQKDSFVIASAARQISRIKLGLQPARLQVGDIDVTRDFLDVGDVISAYLALLDKGMPGQVYNICSGREQSIRSLIEQLGDIAQVDVQLIQDPARLRRAEQRRVCGSPAKLRQATGWTPETTTQQSLRAILSDWEIRVQQE from the coding sequence TTGAAAAAACGTCTGTTCGTTACAGGCCTCAGCGGTTTCGTGGGACGTCACATCAAATCTCGACTGAACGGTCATGATTCGGCGTGGCAGGTGATGCCTGTTGCTGCCCGCTACGACCTGACGGATGCCAAGACCCTGGAAGGCCTTTGGCCCGAGGTTCCCGACGCCGTGATCCACCTGGCGGGACAGACCTTTGTCCCTGAAGCCTTTCGCGATCCGGCGCGTACCCTGCACATCAACCTGCTGGGCACCTTGAACCTGCTCCAGGCCCTCAAGGCCCGGGGTTTCACCGGAACGTTCCTGTATGTCAGCTCCGGTGATGTCTATGGCCAGGTCAGCGAAGACCAACTGCCAATCACCGAACTGCAACCGCCCGCCCCGCGCAACCCGTATGCCGTGAGCAAGCTGTCGGCCGAACTGCTGAGCCTGCAATGGGGCATGAGCGAAGGCTGGCCGGTGCTGGTGGCCCGCCCGTTCAATCACATCGGGCCCGGTCAGAAGGACAGCTTCGTCATTGCCAGCGCCGCCCGGCAAATCAGCCGGATCAAGCTGGGCCTGCAACCGGCCCGGCTACAGGTGGGCGACATCGACGTGACGCGCGACTTCCTTGATGTCGGCGATGTGATTTCGGCCTACCTGGCCCTGCTCGACAAAGGCATGCCGGGGCAGGTCTACAACATCTGCTCGGGCCGCGAGCAGAGCATTCGCAGCCTGATCGAACAACTGGGCGATATCGCCCAGGTCGACGTGCAACTGATCCAGGACCCTGCGCGTCTTCGTCGCGCAGAACAGCGTCGCGTCTGTGGTAGCCCAGCCAAGCTACGACAGGCCACCGGATGGACGCCTGAAACAACAACACAACAATCCTTGCGGGCGATCCTGTCCGACTGGGAGATACGGGTACAACAAGAATGA
- the gmd gene encoding GDP-mannose 4,6-dehydratase yields MKSALITGITGQDGAYLAKLLLDKGYRVHGLVARRSSDSRWRLREMGIEQDIVYLDGDMADACSVQRAVIKSTPDEVYNLAAQSFVAASWDQPVTTGIVDGLGVTHLLEAIRQFSVHTRFYQASTSEMFGLIQAEQQDEHTPFYPRSPYGVAKLYGHWITVNYRESFGLHASSGILFNHESPLRGIEFVTRKVTDAAARIKQGKQQELRLGNIDAKRDWGFAGDYVEAMWLMLQQDKPDDYVVATGVTTTVREMCRIAFDHVGLDYRDFVKIDPAFFRPAEVEVLLGNPAKAQRVLGWKPRTDLDTLIRMMMDADMKRVAKE; encoded by the coding sequence ATGAAAAGTGCACTGATCACAGGGATCACCGGCCAGGACGGCGCGTATCTGGCCAAGTTGCTGCTCGACAAGGGTTACAGAGTCCACGGCCTGGTGGCGCGACGAAGCAGCGACTCGCGCTGGCGGCTGCGAGAGATGGGCATCGAACAGGACATCGTTTACCTGGACGGTGACATGGCCGATGCCTGCTCGGTGCAACGGGCCGTGATCAAGTCGACGCCGGACGAGGTGTACAACCTGGCCGCGCAGAGTTTCGTCGCGGCTTCCTGGGACCAACCGGTGACCACCGGCATCGTCGATGGACTGGGGGTCACCCACCTGCTCGAAGCCATTCGCCAGTTCAGCGTGCATACGCGCTTCTACCAAGCATCCACCAGCGAGATGTTCGGCCTGATCCAGGCCGAGCAACAGGACGAACACACCCCGTTTTATCCACGCAGCCCCTATGGCGTGGCGAAACTGTACGGCCACTGGATCACCGTCAACTACCGGGAAAGCTTCGGCCTGCATGCCAGCAGCGGCATCCTGTTCAACCACGAATCACCGCTGCGTGGCATTGAGTTCGTGACCCGCAAGGTCACCGACGCCGCTGCGCGCATCAAGCAGGGCAAGCAGCAGGAATTACGCCTGGGCAATATCGACGCCAAGCGCGACTGGGGCTTTGCCGGCGATTACGTCGAGGCCATGTGGCTGATGCTGCAACAGGACAAGCCCGACGATTACGTGGTGGCCACCGGCGTCACCACCACCGTGCGCGAGATGTGCAGGATTGCCTTCGACCACGTGGGCCTGGACTACCGTGACTTCGTCAAGATCGACCCGGCGTTTTTCCGCCCGGCCGAAGTCGAGGTGTTGCTCGGCAACCCGGCCAAGGCACAACGGGTCTTGGGCTGGAAGCCCAGGACCGACCTCGACACCCTGATCCGCATGATGATGGATGCGGACATGAAACGCGTTGCCAAGGAGTAG